The proteins below are encoded in one region of Tomitella fengzijianii:
- a CDS encoding enoyl-CoA hydratase: protein MTTSEHAAAAAADHPVAVRTSLDADTGIGRVVLDNPAQRNALSTAVMRAVTAGLSSFAADPDVRVVVITATGPVFSAGHDLSEMIDRTVEDERVVFDACTEMMETVQRIPQPVIASVPGPAVAAGCQLVAACDLAVASSTAVFGTPGVRIGLFCSTPMVAVTRAVGRKRAMQMLLTGETIDAHTAADWGLINTVVDPDELDAATAALAAKISESSPLTLRIGKEAFYRQIDLPQHEAYELMGETMATNAVTCDAQEGMSAFLAKRTPQWTGR, encoded by the coding sequence GTGACGACCAGCGAACACGCCGCGGCTGCGGCCGCCGACCACCCGGTCGCAGTACGGACCTCCCTCGACGCGGACACGGGGATCGGCCGCGTCGTCCTCGACAACCCCGCGCAGCGCAACGCCCTGTCCACCGCGGTGATGCGCGCGGTCACCGCGGGCCTGAGCTCGTTCGCCGCCGACCCGGATGTGCGGGTAGTGGTGATCACCGCGACCGGGCCGGTGTTCTCCGCGGGCCACGACCTGTCCGAGATGATCGACCGCACCGTCGAGGACGAGCGCGTCGTCTTCGACGCCTGCACCGAGATGATGGAGACCGTGCAGCGGATCCCGCAGCCGGTGATCGCCTCCGTCCCCGGGCCGGCCGTGGCCGCGGGCTGCCAGCTGGTGGCGGCGTGCGACCTGGCGGTGGCGTCGTCGACGGCGGTGTTCGGCACCCCCGGCGTGCGCATCGGGCTGTTCTGCTCCACCCCGATGGTCGCGGTGACCCGCGCGGTGGGCCGCAAACGCGCCATGCAGATGCTGCTGACTGGCGAGACCATCGACGCGCACACCGCCGCCGACTGGGGGCTGATCAACACGGTGGTCGACCCCGACGAGCTCGACGCGGCGACGGCAGCCCTGGCGGCGAAGATCTCCGAGTCCAGCCCGCTCACCCTGCGCATCGGCAAGGAGGCGTTCTACCGCCAGATCGACCTGCCCCAGCACGAGGCGTACGAGCTGATGGGGGAGACTATGGCGACGAACGCGGTCACCTGCGACGCGCAGGAGGGCATGAGCGCCTTCCTGGCCAAACGCACCCCGCAGTGGACCGGGCGCTGA
- the map gene encoding type I methionyl aminopeptidase codes for MVELKTAREIESMRVTGSFIAGLLDDLQSRVEAGVNLLDLERRARTLITERGAQSCYWDYAPSFGRGPFRNVICLSVNDAVLHGLPHDYALRDGDLLSMDIAVSIGGWVADSARSVIGGTPRAEDRRLVEATENALAAGIAAAQAGNRLGDVSAAIGAVADEYGYPVNTEFGGHGLGRTMHEDPHVSNRGRAGRGMVLRPGLTLALEPWFARGTDRIVYDPDGWTIRSADGSRTAHSEHTIAVTEDEPLVLTARAE; via the coding sequence ATGGTGGAACTGAAGACAGCCCGCGAGATCGAGTCGATGCGTGTCACCGGCTCCTTCATCGCGGGCCTGCTCGACGACCTGCAATCGCGCGTGGAAGCGGGCGTGAACCTTCTGGACCTGGAGCGCCGTGCCCGCACGCTGATCACCGAACGAGGTGCGCAGTCCTGCTACTGGGACTACGCGCCGTCGTTCGGCCGCGGCCCGTTCCGCAACGTCATCTGCCTTTCCGTCAACGACGCTGTGCTCCACGGTCTGCCGCACGATTACGCGCTGCGCGACGGCGACTTGTTGAGCATGGACATCGCCGTCTCGATCGGCGGCTGGGTGGCGGACTCGGCGCGCAGCGTGATCGGCGGAACGCCGCGCGCCGAGGACCGGCGGCTCGTCGAGGCCACCGAGAATGCGCTCGCCGCCGGTATCGCTGCAGCGCAGGCCGGAAATCGGCTCGGCGACGTCTCCGCGGCCATCGGCGCCGTCGCCGACGAGTACGGCTACCCGGTGAACACGGAGTTCGGCGGGCACGGGCTCGGGCGCACCATGCACGAGGACCCGCACGTGTCCAACCGGGGGCGGGCCGGGCGCGGCATGGTCTTGCGGCCGGGCCTCACCCTGGCGCTCGAGCCCTGGTTCGCCCGCGGCACCGACAGGATCGTGTACGACCCCGACGGGTGGACCATCCGCTCGGCCGACGGCTCACGCACCGCCCACAGCGAGCACACCATCGCCGTCACCGAAGACGAGCCGCTGGTTCTGACGGCCCGGGCGGAGTGA
- a CDS encoding helix-turn-helix domain-containing protein yields the protein MVRSPLTPEQRAAGKRLGAHLRAARGDRRPDEVARAAAISPETLRKIETGRLATPAFTTVAALASVLGIPLDELAGVALPALGLQRTG from the coding sequence ATGGTGCGATCTCCCCTGACCCCGGAGCAGCGAGCGGCCGGCAAAAGGCTGGGCGCCCACCTGCGCGCAGCCCGCGGCGATCGTCGGCCGGACGAGGTGGCCCGTGCCGCAGCGATCTCACCGGAGACCCTCCGCAAGATCGAGACCGGCCGCCTGGCCACCCCGGCGTTCACGACCGTGGCCGCGCTCGCGTCGGTGCTGGGCATTCCGCTGGACGAGCTCGCCGGCGTCGCGCTGCCGGCCCTTGGCCTGCAGCGCACCGGGTAG
- a CDS encoding YccF domain-containing protein, translating into MSLVLNVIWLVFGGLWLALGYFVIGIVLCVLIITIPFGIAAFRMGLFALWPFGRTVVDKPDAGSPSLVMNVIWFVIAGLWMAIGHVATAFVQAITIIGIPLALANIKMIPVTCFPFGKDIVSADRPPAGAHVYYQQN; encoded by the coding sequence ATGAGCCTGGTGCTCAACGTGATCTGGCTGGTGTTCGGGGGGCTGTGGCTGGCGCTCGGCTACTTCGTGATCGGCATCGTGCTGTGCGTCCTGATCATCACCATCCCGTTCGGCATCGCCGCGTTCCGCATGGGGCTGTTCGCGCTGTGGCCGTTCGGGCGCACCGTGGTGGACAAGCCCGACGCGGGGTCGCCCTCGCTGGTGATGAACGTGATCTGGTTCGTCATCGCCGGGCTGTGGATGGCCATCGGGCACGTCGCCACCGCGTTCGTGCAGGCGATCACCATCATCGGCATTCCGCTGGCGCTGGCCAACATCAAGATGATCCCGGTGACCTGCTTCCCGTTCGGCAAGGACATCGTCTCCGCCGACCGGCCGCCGGCCGGGGCGCACGTGTACTACCAGCAGAACTGA
- a CDS encoding NAD(P)/FAD-dependent oxidoreductase, which yields MTVRNGEMRSVAVVGAGMVGLSTAWHLQERGIEVTVFDVSGPAAGASWGNAGWITPALSTPLPEPAVLAYGIRQLLRPSSPVYVPPSAALDPGLAGFLARFARNSTPGRWRAAMGALVRINRHALEAFDKMVHDDESMAGCLHEADPFIVGYTDTSGPQSLIDEARQITDAGQPVQVDELPIDEARWRAPMLSPEVRATLLLRGQRYLHPPKFVAALADAVTARGGEVRGGVRVDAVRDRGRRAAVVGAAVDGAVVDGASAEGAAVDFEADAVVLADGAELNAMAGRFGVRAQVRAGRGYSFSVPVDRTPPGPLYFPVSRVACTPLGDRLRVAGMMEFRRHDAPMDPRRIAAVVDSVRPLLTGVDLDARRDEWVGSRPCTADGLPLIGPTGSRRVFVAGGHGMWGMTLGPATGMLLAEAIDTGRTPEDIAAFDPLR from the coding sequence ATGACGGTCCGGAACGGTGAGATGCGCAGCGTGGCTGTGGTCGGCGCGGGGATGGTGGGCCTGTCCACCGCGTGGCACCTGCAGGAACGCGGCATCGAGGTGACGGTGTTCGACGTGTCGGGGCCCGCGGCCGGCGCGTCCTGGGGCAACGCCGGATGGATCACGCCAGCACTCAGCACCCCGCTGCCGGAACCGGCAGTCCTCGCCTACGGCATCCGTCAGCTGCTGCGTCCGTCGTCGCCGGTGTACGTGCCGCCGTCGGCCGCCCTCGATCCGGGCCTGGCCGGATTCCTCGCTCGGTTCGCGCGCAACAGCACGCCTGGCAGGTGGCGCGCGGCCATGGGGGCGCTGGTGCGGATCAACCGGCACGCCCTCGAGGCCTTCGACAAGATGGTGCACGACGACGAGTCGATGGCCGGCTGCCTGCACGAGGCCGACCCGTTCATCGTCGGATACACCGACACCTCCGGGCCGCAGTCGCTGATCGACGAGGCGCGGCAGATCACGGATGCGGGCCAGCCGGTGCAGGTGGACGAGCTGCCCATCGACGAGGCGCGATGGCGCGCGCCCATGCTCTCGCCCGAGGTGCGGGCCACGCTGCTGCTGCGCGGGCAGCGGTACCTGCACCCGCCGAAGTTCGTCGCCGCGCTCGCGGACGCGGTCACTGCGCGCGGCGGCGAGGTGCGCGGCGGCGTCAGGGTGGACGCCGTCCGGGACCGCGGGCGCCGCGCAGCCGTGGTCGGCGCTGCTGTGGACGGTGCTGTTGTGGACGGCGCATCCGCCGAAGGAGCCGCCGTGGATTTCGAGGCCGACGCGGTGGTGCTCGCCGACGGGGCGGAACTCAACGCGATGGCGGGGCGCTTCGGCGTGCGCGCACAGGTGCGGGCCGGGCGCGGCTACAGCTTCAGCGTGCCGGTGGACCGGACTCCGCCGGGGCCCCTCTACTTCCCGGTGTCGAGGGTCGCCTGCACTCCGCTGGGCGACCGGCTGCGGGTGGCCGGGATGATGGAGTTCCGGCGGCACGACGCCCCCATGGACCCGAGGCGGATCGCCGCGGTCGTCGATTCGGTGCGGCCGCTGCTGACGGGGGTGGATCTGGACGCTCGCCGGGACGAGTGGGTGGGGTCGCGCCCCTGCACCGCCGACGGCCTGCCGCTGATCGGGCCGACGGGCTCGCGGCGGGTGTTCGTCGCCGGCGGGCACGGCATGTGGGGCATGACGCTGGGGCCGGCGACGGGCATGCTGCTCGCCGAGGCCATCGACACCGGCCGCACACCCGAGGACATTGCGGCGTTCGACCCGCTGCGCTGA
- a CDS encoding TetR/AcrR family transcriptional regulator — protein MSPAGSGDAGAAAKGDGSPTVGPERHRNAVQQAAARLFSEKGFTATGVREIAGEAGVDPALVIRYFGSKEKLFLRTMTMSVDFADLMGGPLDGLGERAVAFVLDRTRGLVVNGPDATRSYSAGVFAALLRASDRPTVRAHLAESVEEMFVGLVAGRLSGADADLRARLMAAQLTGLMTAMHVVEDPGLTDASDADIVRYYGRSIQQLIEG, from the coding sequence ATGAGCCCGGCAGGCAGCGGCGACGCAGGCGCGGCCGCGAAGGGTGACGGGTCGCCGACGGTGGGCCCCGAGCGTCATCGCAACGCGGTGCAGCAGGCGGCGGCGCGGTTGTTCAGCGAGAAGGGCTTCACGGCCACCGGCGTACGGGAGATCGCCGGCGAGGCGGGGGTGGATCCCGCGCTGGTCATCCGCTACTTCGGCTCCAAGGAGAAGCTGTTCCTGCGCACCATGACGATGTCGGTGGACTTCGCCGATCTGATGGGGGGACCACTGGACGGGCTGGGGGAACGGGCCGTCGCCTTCGTCCTGGACAGGACGCGGGGCCTCGTCGTGAACGGGCCGGACGCGACGCGGTCCTACTCGGCGGGTGTCTTCGCCGCATTGCTGCGCGCCTCCGACAGGCCGACAGTGCGCGCCCACCTGGCCGAATCGGTGGAGGAGATGTTCGTGGGACTGGTGGCGGGCAGGCTGTCCGGCGCGGACGCGGACCTGCGCGCCCGGCTGATGGCCGCGCAGCTGACGGGGCTGATGACCGCGATGCACGTGGTGGAGGATCCGGGGCTCACCGACGCGTCCGATGCCGACATCGTCCGGTACTACGGTCGGTCGATCCAACAACTGATCGAGGGATGA
- a CDS encoding NAD(P)/FAD-dependent oxidoreductase, whose amino-acid sequence MTSRPPGPEDGGQQVVHREVIVVGGGFAGLALAERLGREDVEVLLIDRNNYHQFKPLNYQVATSQLGISEVGYPLRGIFRRHSSVKVAVDEVVAVDPGERSVTLSDGTVCTARILVLGVGVDANFFGVPGAEEHSYPMYTLEDAERLSRRLIGELDRVDSPLGVTDAVDVVIVGGGPTGVELAGAIAENLRVVIGPRYDGGITGKVTVHLVDHGDALLKPFSGASHSYARRELEQLGVQLHFGTSVTHVSADGVELGDGGRIDAGTVVWAGGQRSPRLIADSALPLGHGGRINVNDDLTVAGHDGVYALGDIALIPDTHGGNGGKPASLPQLGSVAQQSGQHAARNILADLAGRDRTGFRYRDKGIMAMIGRGAAVAEIGRSRRQIQGHVAFLAWLGVHVMLLPSAWQRVAAVTSWVTDYGTSLRPRRINLG is encoded by the coding sequence ATGACATCACGCCCCCCTGGACCGGAAGACGGAGGACAGCAGGTGGTGCACCGCGAGGTGATCGTGGTGGGCGGCGGATTCGCGGGACTCGCGCTCGCCGAGCGTCTGGGCCGCGAGGACGTCGAGGTCCTGCTGATCGACCGCAACAACTATCACCAGTTCAAGCCGCTCAACTACCAGGTGGCCACGTCGCAGCTCGGCATCTCCGAGGTGGGCTACCCCCTGCGCGGGATCTTCCGCAGGCACAGTTCCGTGAAGGTGGCGGTGGACGAGGTGGTCGCCGTCGACCCCGGCGAGCGGTCGGTCACCCTCTCCGACGGCACCGTGTGCACCGCCCGCATCCTCGTGTTGGGCGTGGGCGTGGACGCGAACTTCTTCGGGGTCCCGGGCGCCGAGGAGCACAGCTACCCCATGTACACCCTCGAGGACGCGGAGCGGCTCAGCCGGCGGCTGATCGGCGAGCTCGATCGTGTCGATTCGCCCCTGGGGGTCACCGATGCGGTCGACGTCGTGATCGTGGGCGGCGGCCCGACGGGCGTCGAGCTGGCCGGTGCCATCGCCGAGAACCTCCGCGTGGTGATCGGGCCGCGCTACGACGGCGGGATCACCGGCAAGGTGACGGTGCACCTCGTCGACCACGGCGACGCGCTGCTCAAGCCCTTCTCGGGTGCGTCCCACTCCTACGCGCGGCGCGAGCTGGAGCAGCTGGGCGTGCAGCTGCACTTCGGTACCTCAGTGACCCACGTGTCGGCGGACGGTGTGGAGCTCGGCGACGGCGGCCGCATCGACGCGGGCACCGTGGTGTGGGCGGGCGGGCAGCGCTCGCCGCGCCTGATCGCCGATTCGGCACTGCCCCTGGGCCATGGCGGGCGGATCAACGTCAACGACGACCTGACGGTGGCCGGGCACGACGGCGTCTACGCGCTGGGCGACATCGCGCTGATCCCCGACACCCACGGCGGCAATGGCGGCAAGCCCGCGTCGCTGCCGCAGCTGGGCTCGGTGGCGCAGCAGTCGGGGCAGCATGCCGCGCGCAACATTCTCGCGGACCTCGCGGGCCGCGACCGCACCGGATTCCGGTACCGCGACAAGGGGATCATGGCGATGATCGGCCGCGGGGCGGCGGTCGCGGAGATCGGGCGCAGCCGTCGGCAGATCCAGGGGCACGTCGCGTTCCTGGCGTGGCTGGGCGTGCACGTGATGCTGCTGCCCAGCGCGTGGCAGCGGGTCGCGGCGGTGACCTCGTGGGTCACCGACTACGGCACGTCGCTGCGGCCCCGGCGCATCAATCTGGGCTGA
- a CDS encoding MarR family winged helix-turn-helix transcriptional regulator — protein MQPDGDLVDRIVDEWDSAFPDVGLAPVEVIVRIARISTLSLRALEHELAHTEVSRGEYEVLGALVRSDHPLRPGEVTTTTMVSPAATTKYVDALVRKGLVERDTWDQDKRVVLLRITVPGRELVRKVFPARVERDRRLLAGLDDEERAVLLDLLRRVTANAERAALD, from the coding sequence ATGCAACCCGACGGCGACCTGGTCGACAGGATCGTCGACGAATGGGATTCCGCGTTCCCGGACGTCGGCCTCGCTCCCGTCGAGGTGATCGTCCGCATCGCGCGCATCAGCACGCTGAGCCTCCGCGCGCTCGAGCACGAGCTGGCGCACACGGAGGTCTCGCGCGGGGAGTACGAGGTGCTCGGCGCGCTGGTGCGCAGCGACCATCCGCTGCGGCCCGGCGAGGTCACGACCACCACGATGGTCAGTCCCGCCGCCACCACCAAGTACGTCGACGCGCTGGTGCGCAAGGGACTCGTGGAGCGCGACACGTGGGATCAGGACAAACGGGTGGTGCTTCTGCGGATCACCGTCCCGGGCCGGGAACTGGTCCGGAAGGTCTTCCCCGCGCGCGTCGAACGCGACCGGCGCCTCCTGGCGGGGCTCGACGACGAAGAGCGCGCCGTCCTGCTGGACCTGCTGCGCCGCGTGACGGCGAACGCCGAACGGGCTGCCCTGGATTGA
- a CDS encoding FUSC family protein, whose amino-acid sequence MRTPTPAPGLSAPDPTALRSHVHRARTAARHSRDRSTWRRAFTLNPASPSLVPALRVGVATALVLVVGGALGHTELAALAGLGAITAAFARGEPYRRRAGKTAVAGSTIIGSILLGSALTGTPMLLQIAVLSVAGGAGAWLLASLRIIGPGAVVIVFAGSAAAMTGDLPRAALATALGVAVGWLCAMAPVTRAPEHGTDEERRWIRSGLTRLASAEFLGAGARITVAALVAGLVALGVGLEHPLWASMGATAALQSITFASTVQRSIQRLVGNVTGAAVALAFIAAGLGFWPTAAAIVALQVLTELTIARNYAVATTAITPMALLMMGLSGGLTTSMALSRVADTAIGVIVGVVIAAMTIHPDDTQHLARA is encoded by the coding sequence ATGCGCACTCCGACCCCCGCTCCCGGCCTCTCCGCCCCCGACCCCACCGCACTCCGCAGCCACGTGCACCGCGCGCGCACTGCGGCCCGGCATTCCCGCGACCGGTCGACGTGGCGCCGCGCGTTCACCCTCAACCCCGCGTCCCCGAGCCTCGTCCCGGCGCTGCGGGTGGGCGTCGCCACCGCGCTCGTCCTCGTCGTCGGCGGCGCACTGGGGCACACGGAGCTGGCCGCCCTGGCCGGCCTGGGTGCCATCACCGCGGCTTTCGCCCGCGGAGAGCCGTACCGGCGGCGCGCGGGCAAGACGGCCGTGGCCGGGTCGACGATCATCGGGTCGATCCTGCTCGGCTCGGCCCTCACCGGCACACCCATGCTCCTGCAGATCGCGGTGCTGTCGGTTGCCGGCGGCGCGGGAGCCTGGCTGCTCGCGTCCTTGCGCATCATCGGGCCGGGCGCCGTCGTGATCGTGTTCGCGGGGTCGGCGGCCGCGATGACCGGCGACCTGCCCCGGGCCGCGCTGGCGACGGCGCTCGGCGTCGCGGTCGGCTGGTTGTGCGCGATGGCGCCGGTGACCCGGGCTCCCGAGCACGGCACCGACGAGGAACGCCGGTGGATCCGATCCGGCCTGACGCGGCTGGCCTCGGCCGAGTTCCTCGGCGCCGGGGCGCGGATCACCGTCGCCGCCCTCGTCGCCGGCCTGGTGGCCTTGGGGGTGGGCCTCGAGCATCCTCTGTGGGCATCGATGGGCGCCACTGCGGCGCTGCAGTCCATCACCTTCGCCAGCACGGTGCAGCGCTCGATCCAGCGGCTCGTCGGCAACGTCACCGGCGCAGCGGTGGCGCTGGCCTTCATCGCGGCGGGATTGGGGTTCTGGCCGACCGCCGCCGCCATCGTCGCCCTGCAGGTCCTCACCGAGCTGACGATCGCCCGCAACTACGCGGTGGCCACCACCGCGATCACCCCGATGGCGCTGCTCATGATGGGACTCAGCGGCGGGCTGACCACTTCGATGGCGCTCAGCCGCGTCGCCGACACGGCGATCGGCGTGATCGTGGGCGTGGTGATCGCGGCCATGACCATCCACCCCGACGACACGCAGCATCTCGCTCGCGCGTAG